One segment of Panicum virgatum strain AP13 chromosome 1K, P.virgatum_v5, whole genome shotgun sequence DNA contains the following:
- the LOC120652849 gene encoding uncharacterized protein LOC120652849, with product MEAAGKIVGSFLLNLALFLPCLSAAVSSNPSSHPSMSKGPIRRDYTRFADVERHCQSVLASAVNLKADDADRAGDRMHQLSFMNGDWSQDAGQAPLLPFHGSYADAAAVAEPELLEAVPLASFTPTHMDMMPRRGARTAFNVSGLLSFTITRNCCGCSYTEPRASPEFELRPGVARLHVLLQGVYTEAKSSSGSGGGGGGGGGERVLCMVGDAVLPVRSSNATDPWAWAKPNHGGDSGFKPPVVATGSILLVLRYPMAATLTTRAVRGEMTSTSARSDGDYFDAVRLPEDAAALDAVSGCSDDLLFRDGGGAMDYLEHLMNRGGGSLCDIVYQSAPSQVMEVIPNWNCKGTDAFCSRIGPFEASRPATGAMQDMAFTRSGITVQGLRCKPASNIDGAAAARVAAVLRYVPPWEDQPTAARRTSLSAMTLSAEGVWMASTGRVCMVACLAGDERACHYRVTLSVRKTFSMTHRGSSVGQITAMDGSHPPLSFRQRGNRREQRSPAATCMSYVYTKVEQARELGLGFKPAGFRDSIVARSLLSYPSIAGPAEDMVSLSNLADDLSLRFQSVAKPPPFVPEWIEEPFFELQILSVGTTLVGSYSPFEPQYQGGGRFSMRIEQLGRAGAHAVEEQQILNVSAEFTASRKNFPSSSPVMSLEGVYNPEDGRMYLIGCRQVHAPWRVMSKRRDLEDGMDCSIEVTVEYPPTTTRWLISRAARVSVASTRGEDDPLRFNRTELRTLPVAYREQRRSDLTEPVVDVSR from the exons ATGGAAGCCGCCGGCAAGATAGTCGGCAGCTTTCTGCTGAATCTTGCCTTGTTCTTGCCATGTCTCTCTGCCGCCGTCTCCTCCAACCCGTCGTCCCATCCAAGCATGTCGAAAGGGCCCATCCGTCGTGACTACACCCGCTTCGCCGACGTCGAGCGGCACTGCCAATCCGTGCTCGCCTCAGCCGTGAACCTCAAAGCTGACGACGCCGACCGTGCCGGCGACCGGATGCACCAGCTATCCTTCATGAACGGCGACTGGAGCCAGGACGCCGGCCAGGCCCCTCTGCTTCCGTTCCATGGAAGCTACGCTGACGCTGCTGCGGTGGCCGAGCCTGAACTGCTCGAAGCTGTCCCCCTTGCGTCCTTCACGCCGACGCACATGGACATGATGCCGCGGCGAGGGGCTCGAACCGCCTTCAACGTCAGCGGGCTCCTCAGCTTCACCATCACCCGCAACTGCTGCGGCTGCTCGTACACGGAGCCACGCGCATCGCCGGAGTTCGAGCTCCGGCCAGGGGTCGCCAGGCTCCACGTGCTGCTCCAAGGTGTGTATACGGAGGCGAAGTCGTCgtcggggagcggcggcggcggcggcggcggcggcggcgagagggtgCTGTGTATGGTCGGGGACGCGGTCCTCCCCGTGCGCAGCAGCAACGCCACGGACCCGTGGGCCTGGGCCAAGCCGAACCATGGAGGCGACAGCGGCTTCAAGCCGCCGGTCGTGGCCACCGGCAGCATCTTGCTCGTGCTACGGTACCCGATGGCGGCCACGCTGACGACTCGCGCCGTGCGCGGCGAGATGACGAGCACGAGCGCCAGGTCCGATGGCGACTACTTCGACGCCGTCCGCTTA CCAGAGGATGCGGCCGCGCTCGACGCCGTCTCTGGGTGCAGCGACGACCTGCTCTtccgtgacggcggcggcgccatggactACCTGGAGCACCTGATGaacagaggcggcggctccCTCTGCGACATCGTCTACCAATCCGCTCCCAGCCAAGTGATGGAGGTGATTCCAAACTGGAATTGCAAGGGCACCGACGCGTTCTGCAGCCGGATCGGCCCGTTCGAGGCCAGCCGCCCCGCCACGGGGGCTATGCAGGACATGGCGTTCACCCGTTCCGGCATCACGGTGCAGGGCCTCCGGTGCAAGCCGGCGTCCAAcatcgacggcgcggcggcggcgcgggtggcggcCGTGCTCCGCTACGTGCCCCCGTGGGAGGACCAgcccacggcggcgaggcggaccAGCCTGAGCGCCATGACCCTGTCAGCCGAGGGCGTGTGGATGGCGTCCACGGGGCGCGTGTGCATGGTGGcctgcctcgccggcgacgagagAGCATGCCACTACCGCGTGACCCTATCCGTCCGGAAGACGTTTTCCATGACTCACCGCGGCAGCAGCGTCGGGCAGATAACCGCCATGGATGGGAGCCACCCTCCGCTCTCGTTTCGACAGCGCGGGAACCGCAGAGAgcagcgctcgccggcggcgacgtgcATGTCGTACGTCTACACCAAGGTCGAGCAGGCTCGGGAGCTCGGCCTTGGGTTCAAGCCAGCCGGATTTCGCGACAGCATCGTTGCGAGGTCACTGCTCAGCTACCCCAGCATCGCCGGCCCTGCCGAGGACATGGTGAGCCTCTCGAACCTCGCCGACGACCTCAGTCTCCGCTTCCAATCCGTGGCGAAGCCGCCGCCTTTTGTGCCAGAATGGATCGAGGAGCCGTTCTTCGAACTCCAGATACTCTCCGTTGGCACCACCCTCGTTGGAAGCTACTCCCCATTTGAGCCGCAGTATCAGGGCGGCGGCAGGTTTAGCATGCGGATCGAACAGCTTGGTAGAGCTGGAGCCCATGCCGTGGAGGAGCAGCAGATCCTGAATGTGTCTGCAGAGTTCACAGCGTCCAGGAAGAATTTCCCCAGTTCAAGTCCGGTGATGTCGCTGGAGGGCGTGTACAACCCGGAGGACGGGCGGATGTATCTCATTGGCTGCCGGCAGGTCCATGCCCCATGGCGAGTCATGTCCAAGAGACGAGACCTTGAAGACGGGATGGATTGCTCCATAGAGGTGACCGTGGAGTAcccgccgacgacgacgcggtGGCTGATCAGCCGGGCGGCGAGGGTCTCCGTCGCCAGCACGAGGGGCGAGGACGACCCGCTGCGCTTCAACAGGACGGAGCTCCGCACGCTGCCCGTCGCGTACCGCGAGCAGCGGCGGAGCGACCTAACCGAGCCGGTGGTGGATGTTAGTAGATA